One region of Marivirga arenosa genomic DNA includes:
- a CDS encoding outer membrane protein assembly factor BamD, whose product MRNSYRNLLFTFIVTILFSSCSDFRKLQKSDDWEKKYDAAINYYDIGEYYKANVLLEQILPIIKGSEKAEIANFYYGYTYFYQEQYLLASHYFKVFYDTFNRSKFAEEARFMFGYSLYKDSPRYNLDQTSSKEAITALQGFINLYPKSKFAQKADEALVDLRDKLERKAYEKALLYYDLKKFMTGEYLKAALVEFGNFQDDFPGSKYTEEIQYLEIEAMYNLAEVSIYSVKKERYLETISFYESFIENYENSKYLKKAEKIYEDCLEKVRKLNS is encoded by the coding sequence ATGCGAAATTCGTACAGAAATTTACTTTTTACATTCATAGTTACCATCCTATTCAGCTCTTGTAGTGATTTCAGAAAATTACAAAAAAGCGATGATTGGGAAAAGAAATATGATGCTGCTATAAATTATTATGACATAGGTGAATATTATAAAGCTAATGTGCTATTAGAACAAATACTCCCTATCATAAAAGGTTCGGAGAAAGCAGAAATTGCTAATTTCTACTACGGATACACTTATTTTTATCAGGAACAGTATTTATTAGCTTCTCACTATTTTAAAGTATTTTATGATACTTTCAATAGAAGTAAGTTTGCTGAAGAAGCTAGGTTCATGTTTGGCTATTCCTTATACAAGGATTCACCAAGATATAACCTTGATCAAACAAGTTCAAAAGAAGCGATTACTGCCTTACAAGGTTTCATTAATTTATATCCAAAGTCAAAGTTTGCACAAAAGGCAGATGAAGCTTTAGTTGATTTAAGAGATAAATTAGAGAGAAAGGCATATGAAAAAGCTTTATTATATTATGATTTAAAAAAATTCATGACAGGTGAATATCTTAAAGCTGCATTAGTAGAATTTGGTAATTTTCAAGATGACTTTCCTGGCTCAAAATACACTGAGGAAATTCAATATTTAGAAATCGAAGCTATGTACAACTTAGCTGAGGTGAGTATATATTCAGTTAAAAAAGAAAGGTATTTGGAAACTATAAGTTTTTATGAGAGTTTTATAGAAAACTATGAAAACAGCAAATACCTTAAAAAAGCTGAAAAAATTTACGAAGATTGTTTAGAAAAAGTAAGAAAATTAAATTCATAA
- a CDS encoding DNA-directed RNA polymerase subunit omega: MANPSITTRDTAELVKDTDNIYQTVVVASKRARQISSNMKEELSNKLAEFASTVDNLEEIFENREQIEISKFYERMPKPTILAMEEFLEGKVYYRKREEEEDK; this comes from the coding sequence ATGGCAAATCCATCAATCACTACTAGAGATACTGCTGAATTGGTAAAGGATACTGATAATATCTACCAAACAGTTGTTGTAGCATCAAAAAGAGCTCGTCAGATCTCAAGTAATATGAAAGAAGAATTGAGTAACAAGCTTGCTGAATTTGCTTCAACTGTTGATAACTTAGAGGAAATTTTTGAAAACAGAGAGCAAATTGAAATCTCAAAATTCTATGAAAGAATGCCTAAGCCGACCATTTTGGCTATGGAAGAATTCTTAGAAGGTAAAGTATATTATAGAAAAAGAGAAGAAGAGGAGGATAAATAA
- a CDS encoding fumarylacetoacetate hydrolase family protein, producing MKILAIGRNYGDHIKELKNERPDEPVIFTKPDTAILKNNDPFYYPPYSNDIHHEVELVVRICKEGKFVKEEHSHKYYDKIGLGIDFTARDLQTKAKEKGLPWAIAKGFNGSAPISDWIEKGEFEDIQNINFSLKVNGELKQSGNSELMLFSIDYIISYLSKFFTLKTGDIIFTGTPKGVGPINIGDRLEGYIEDKKLLDFEIK from the coding sequence ATGAAGATACTGGCAATTGGAAGAAATTATGGAGATCACATTAAAGAGCTTAAGAACGAGCGACCTGATGAGCCTGTAATTTTCACAAAACCCGATACTGCCATTCTTAAAAATAATGATCCTTTTTATTACCCGCCTTATTCAAATGATATTCATCATGAAGTAGAATTAGTGGTCAGAATTTGTAAAGAAGGTAAATTTGTAAAGGAGGAACATTCACATAAATATTACGATAAGATAGGTTTAGGTATTGATTTCACTGCTCGTGATCTTCAAACTAAAGCAAAAGAAAAAGGATTACCATGGGCGATTGCTAAGGGCTTTAATGGTTCAGCTCCTATTTCAGACTGGATAGAGAAAGGAGAATTTGAGGATATTCAAAATATCAATTTTTCACTTAAAGTTAACGGAGAATTAAAGCAATCTGGTAATTCGGAATTGATGCTTTTTTCAATTGATTATATTATTTCTTATTTATCAAAGTTTTTTACTTTAAAAACTGGAGACATAATATTCACTGGTACTCCGAAAGGTGTAGGTCCTATTAACATTGGAGATAGACTTGAAGGTTATATTGAAGATAAAAAATTACTTGATTTTGAAATTAAATAA
- a CDS encoding T9SS type A sorting domain-containing protein yields MKLVFTIFLSFLIHSVLLSQDFMVKDFRGEIITGFQTSKTTTFKIQNFSNSSKSIRIKHSLDKIQGGGNFTICYDDICNTDNEFLIINIPANSITNDIELTLTGGLSNLNTITYLEFIDLQIDNVIKKELSLKINEEKQKDIFFEKGDIIVSSFFPNPSVKNAILEYNINPYETEAKITLQNVLGSIIETYELSPDENKLNINTENLNPGVYFYTLSIRDEGLATRKLIVKK; encoded by the coding sequence ATGAAACTAGTTTTTACCATATTTTTATCCTTTTTAATCCATTCAGTTTTACTGAGTCAGGATTTTATGGTTAAAGACTTTAGAGGCGAAATTATCACAGGTTTTCAAACATCAAAAACCACCACTTTTAAGATTCAGAATTTCAGTAATAGTAGCAAATCAATCAGAATAAAGCATAGCTTAGATAAAATTCAAGGTGGCGGTAATTTTACAATTTGCTACGATGATATTTGTAATACCGATAACGAATTTTTAATCATCAATATTCCAGCGAACAGTATAACTAATGATATTGAATTAACATTGACTGGGGGTCTTTCAAACTTAAATACTATAACTTATTTAGAATTTATTGATTTACAAATTGATAATGTGATTAAAAAAGAGCTATCACTTAAAATCAATGAAGAAAAGCAAAAAGACATCTTCTTTGAAAAAGGAGACATAATAGTTAGCAGCTTTTTTCCAAATCCATCTGTTAAAAACGCCATATTAGAATACAATATTAATCCATATGAAACGGAAGCTAAAATAACCCTTCAAAATGTTTTAGGAAGTATAATTGAAACCTATGAGCTAAGTCCAGATGAAAACAAACTCAACATTAATACAGAAAATTTAAATCCTGGAGTATACTTCTATACTTTATCAATTAGAGATGAAGGTTTAGCAACAAGAAAATTAATCGTAAAAAAATAA
- the bcp gene encoding thioredoxin-dependent thiol peroxidase, with protein sequence MDLNIGDKAPDFNAKDQDGNEVKLSDFKGKKVVLYFYPKDNTPGCTAQACNLRDNYEALQEKDYVVLGVSQDSEKSHQKFIEKQNLPFPLISDEDHTVHNLYGTWGEKKMYGKTYMGTLRTTFIIDEEGNIEDIINKVKTKEHTAQILK encoded by the coding sequence ATGGACTTAAATATAGGAGATAAAGCACCTGATTTCAATGCCAAGGATCAGGATGGAAATGAAGTTAAATTAAGTGATTTCAAAGGTAAAAAAGTAGTTTTATACTTTTACCCTAAAGACAATACACCGGGTTGCACGGCTCAAGCTTGTAATTTGAGAGATAATTATGAAGCCTTACAGGAAAAAGATTATGTAGTTCTAGGTGTAAGTCAAGATTCTGAGAAATCACATCAAAAATTTATAGAAAAGCAAAACTTGCCTTTTCCGTTAATTTCAGATGAAGATCACACAGTGCATAATTTATATGGTACTTGGGGCGAGAAAAAAATGTATGGTAAAACCTATATGGGTACATTAAGAACCACTTTCATTATTGATGAAGAAGGTAATATTGAAGACATCATTAATAAAGTAAAAACAAAAGAACACACAGCACAAATTTTAAAATAA
- the recN gene encoding DNA repair protein RecN: MLQKLLIKNYALIQELNIEPSPNLNTITGETGAGKSIMLGAVGLLIGKRADTKVLYSSEKKCIVEGIFNIKEYNLKSFFENEDLDYDEECVIRREISASGKSRAFINDTPVTLDVLKKLGAYLMDVHSQHETLLLGDQDFQLRIIDAYSNTLDSLSEYQALYKSYVEAHRKLKSFKENSAQLQQEKEFNQFQFDELDKAKLKADEQDDLENKLEILENGEQIKLKLSEAYELVDGSEFSAIQNLHQAVESLKSIQTYGKDFQELSDRLNSTFIEIQDIAKELEITANEFEHQPEELQYTQERLSLIYSLQQKHKVDKVVDLIKVKDELEDKLLSVQDAEGSEQKLQQAVDQTFENMNKKAQEISKKRTQHFNKLENELIDLLADLGMENAIVKIDNQPKDHDKTGIDDIKILFSANKGIAPQNLKNVASGGEFSRLMFSIKYIMADKIAMPTIIFDEIDTGISGEIAIKMVNMMLKMSENHQVITISHLPQIAAKGHQHYFVYKDNSSEKSVSKIKLLTKDERSMEIAKMIGGKNPSESAIQSAKELLAV; the protein is encoded by the coding sequence ATGCTTCAAAAGCTCTTAATTAAAAACTACGCATTAATACAAGAATTAAATATTGAACCTTCTCCAAATTTAAACACTATAACAGGTGAAACGGGAGCTGGTAAATCTATTATGTTAGGTGCAGTGGGTTTATTAATTGGAAAAAGAGCTGATACTAAAGTTCTTTACTCATCAGAGAAAAAATGTATAGTTGAAGGTATATTTAATATCAAAGAATATAACCTAAAATCATTTTTTGAAAATGAGGACTTAGATTACGATGAAGAATGTGTAATAAGAAGAGAAATAAGCGCAAGTGGTAAATCAAGAGCTTTCATTAATGACACTCCAGTAACTTTAGATGTATTAAAAAAGCTCGGAGCTTATTTAATGGATGTTCATTCTCAACATGAGACTCTATTATTAGGGGATCAAGATTTTCAATTACGGATTATAGATGCCTATTCAAATACTCTCGATAGCCTTTCGGAATATCAAGCGTTATACAAATCATATGTTGAGGCCCATAGAAAACTAAAATCATTCAAAGAAAACTCAGCTCAGCTTCAACAAGAAAAAGAATTCAATCAATTTCAATTTGATGAATTAGATAAGGCTAAATTAAAAGCTGACGAACAAGATGATCTAGAAAATAAGCTGGAAATATTAGAGAATGGAGAACAAATAAAACTGAAACTATCTGAAGCTTATGAGTTGGTAGATGGATCTGAATTTTCTGCTATTCAAAATTTACATCAAGCGGTTGAAAGTCTAAAAAGTATTCAGACCTATGGCAAAGATTTTCAAGAACTTTCTGATAGACTAAACAGTACTTTTATTGAAATTCAGGATATAGCTAAAGAGCTAGAAATAACCGCAAATGAATTTGAACACCAGCCAGAAGAGCTTCAATATACACAGGAAAGACTTAGCCTAATATACTCCTTACAGCAAAAGCATAAGGTTGATAAAGTAGTTGATTTAATAAAAGTTAAAGATGAGTTAGAAGATAAGCTCTTATCTGTTCAAGATGCCGAAGGAAGTGAACAGAAACTCCAGCAAGCAGTAGATCAAACTTTTGAGAATATGAATAAAAAAGCTCAAGAGATAAGTAAAAAAAGAACTCAACATTTCAACAAATTAGAAAATGAGTTAATTGATCTGTTAGCTGATTTAGGAATGGAAAATGCAATTGTGAAAATTGATAACCAGCCAAAAGATCATGACAAAACAGGCATAGATGATATAAAAATTCTATTCAGTGCCAACAAAGGTATTGCTCCTCAAAACCTTAAAAATGTTGCCTCCGGTGGTGAATTTTCAAGATTAATGTTTTCAATAAAATATATTATGGCAGATAAAATTGCCATGCCAACCATTATTTTTGATGAAATAGACACAGGAATTTCAGGTGAAATTGCCATAAAAATGGTAAATATGATGCTTAAAATGTCAGAAAACCATCAAGTTATCACCATTAGTCATCTACCGCAGATTGCAGCTAAAGGACATCAGCATTACTTTGTTTATAAAGACAACTCGTCAGAAAAATCAGTAAGTAAAATTAAGTTACTCACTAAGGATGAAAGGTCTATGGAAATTGCAAAGATGATTGGAGGTAAAAACCCTAGTGAATCAGCAATCCAGAGTGCAAAAGAATTATTGGCTGTCTAA
- a CDS encoding M48 family metallopeptidase, which produces MKKLLSLFLLLLIVIACKKVPLTDRRQFNAIPNSQLNASSFSSYNQVLKESKLSSNAAQTAMVKKVGNRIKNAVEEYLKENDLSSATEGFEWEFNLIAENIVNAWCMPGGKVAFYEGILPVCENEAGIAVVMGHEVAHAVAKHGGERMSQALAQQGGGVLLSVLMREQPEKAQALAMTAYTGVSTVGAMLPFSRLHESEADELGIKFMALAGYNPEEAPEFWKRMKAKSAGAPPEFLSTHPSSDTRINDLKKLLPEAKKYYARSRKAGNDPIPNLDNVSTSSTNKTNTKTQMKMKIGN; this is translated from the coding sequence ATGAAAAAGTTATTAAGTCTATTCTTATTGTTATTAATTGTAATAGCATGTAAAAAGGTACCTTTAACGGATAGAAGGCAGTTTAATGCAATCCCTAATAGTCAATTAAATGCATCAAGCTTTAGTTCATATAATCAGGTGCTAAAAGAAAGTAAGCTTTCTTCTAATGCTGCACAAACTGCTATGGTTAAAAAGGTAGGAAATAGAATTAAGAATGCTGTAGAAGAGTATTTAAAGGAAAACGACTTGTCAAGTGCTACTGAGGGTTTTGAATGGGAGTTTAACCTGATTGCAGAAAATATTGTGAATGCGTGGTGTATGCCAGGTGGTAAAGTTGCTTTTTATGAAGGGATACTTCCAGTTTGTGAAAACGAAGCTGGAATTGCAGTAGTAATGGGACATGAAGTGGCCCATGCAGTGGCAAAGCACGGTGGAGAAAGAATGAGTCAGGCCTTAGCTCAACAAGGAGGAGGGGTTCTATTAAGTGTTTTAATGAGAGAGCAACCAGAAAAAGCTCAAGCTCTTGCTATGACAGCTTATACCGGAGTAAGTACAGTAGGAGCTATGTTGCCATTTAGTAGACTTCATGAATCTGAAGCAGATGAACTTGGTATTAAATTTATGGCTTTAGCAGGTTATAATCCTGAAGAAGCTCCTGAATTTTGGAAAAGAATGAAAGCTAAATCAGCGGGTGCTCCGCCTGAATTTTTAAGTACCCACCCAAGTAGTGATACAAGAATAAATGATTTAAAGAAATTGTTACCCGAAGCTAAGAAATATTATGCTAGAAGTAGAAAAGCAGGAAATGATCCAATTCCTAATTTAGATAATGTTTCAACTTCATCAACTAATAAGACTAACACAAAAACTCAGATGAAAATGAAGATTGGTAATTAA
- the coaBC gene encoding bifunctional phosphopantothenoylcysteine decarboxylase/phosphopantothenate--cysteine ligase CoaBC — MLQGKKIILGITGSIAAYKTAILTRLLVKEGAEVQVIMTEDAKEFITPLTLSTLSNNPVLSIFSNKETGEWNNHVDLGIWADLLLIAPASANTLGKCANGICDNLLLATYLSAKCPVAFAPAMDLDMYKHPTTLSNIKKLESLGNKIIEAESGELASGLEGQGRMQEPEVLVEEIKKILDLKKKFKGKKVVITAGPTHEAIDPVRFVGNHSSGKMGYALAEEFASEGAEVTLISGPSSLKAPQNLSEFISVKSAQDMYEKADQAYPNSDIAIFAAAVADYRPKTVAKEKIKKKEKGMTIDMEKTVDIAKSLGKKKKSNQINIGFALETENEEQNAQKKLENKNFDLVVLNSLRDEKAAFGHDTNKVKIYSSDGLVEESPLLSKKEVAKIILHQVYNLSN; from the coding sequence ATGCTCCAAGGTAAGAAAATAATTTTAGGCATAACGGGTAGCATTGCAGCTTACAAAACTGCAATACTTACCCGTTTGTTGGTTAAAGAGGGTGCTGAAGTTCAGGTCATCATGACGGAAGATGCCAAAGAATTTATCACACCTTTAACGCTAAGCACATTAAGCAATAATCCAGTCTTATCCATCTTTTCAAATAAAGAAACTGGTGAATGGAACAACCATGTTGACTTAGGAATATGGGCTGATTTATTATTGATTGCTCCTGCATCTGCAAATACATTAGGGAAATGTGCCAATGGAATTTGTGATAATCTCCTTTTAGCCACATATCTATCTGCAAAATGTCCTGTAGCTTTTGCCCCTGCAATGGATTTAGATATGTACAAACATCCCACCACCCTAAGTAATATCAAAAAGCTGGAATCCTTGGGTAACAAGATCATTGAAGCTGAATCAGGTGAATTAGCAAGTGGACTTGAAGGCCAAGGCAGAATGCAAGAGCCAGAAGTTTTAGTTGAGGAGATCAAAAAAATATTAGACTTAAAAAAAAAGTTTAAGGGAAAGAAAGTAGTTATTACAGCAGGCCCTACTCATGAAGCGATTGATCCAGTAAGGTTTGTTGGAAACCATTCAAGCGGTAAGATGGGTTATGCTTTAGCAGAAGAATTTGCTTCTGAAGGCGCTGAAGTAACTCTTATCTCTGGACCTTCCAGCCTAAAGGCACCTCAAAACCTATCAGAATTCATTTCTGTAAAATCTGCTCAAGATATGTATGAAAAGGCAGACCAAGCATATCCAAACTCAGATATTGCAATTTTTGCTGCTGCAGTAGCAGATTACAGACCTAAAACCGTAGCTAAAGAAAAAATTAAGAAAAAAGAAAAAGGCATGACCATTGATATGGAAAAAACAGTGGACATTGCTAAATCTTTAGGAAAAAAGAAAAAATCAAATCAAATCAATATTGGTTTTGCTCTTGAAACAGAAAATGAAGAACAAAACGCTCAAAAGAAATTAGAAAATAAAAACTTTGATTTAGTCGTTCTTAATAGTCTAAGAGATGAAAAAGCTGCTTTCGGTCATGATACCAATAAAGTTAAAATTTATAGTAGTGATGGATTGGTGGAAGAATCTCCATTACTATCAAAAAAAGAGGTAGCTAAAATCATTTTACATCAAGTTTATAATTTGAGCAACTAG
- the porD gene encoding type IX secretion system protein PorD — translation MNRYLFTIILFLFSSSAVLSQDLFFDVKVDASTANTSETRVFINMENSFKQFINETKWMDQNIELFERIKGIIAINITEIPRTGRFQAQMQIQSIRPIYNSNYESVMINIADRNFNFDYTESQPLIYTQNSFNDNLVSILAFYANFLLAMDFDSFSELGGQKYYDEALNIARSAQQQGFKPGWEQFGNLESKYSLIQSALNSQLEPVRQSLYLYYRKGLDLMEEDPEAARASILQALENIQKANKLNPNSPFITLLIQSKADEIVQIFTEGDLAQRRKAYEIMREIAPSNSERYEVMID, via the coding sequence ATGAATCGATATTTATTCACAATTATTCTTTTCCTTTTTTCTTCATCAGCAGTATTATCTCAAGATTTATTCTTTGATGTGAAAGTTGACGCATCAACTGCAAACACCTCTGAAACCAGAGTTTTTATAAATATGGAGAATTCCTTCAAGCAATTTATTAATGAAACCAAATGGATGGATCAAAATATTGAATTGTTTGAAAGAATAAAAGGCATTATAGCCATAAACATAACTGAAATCCCGAGAACAGGAAGGTTTCAAGCTCAAATGCAGATCCAGTCAATAAGACCTATATATAATAGCAACTATGAATCAGTTATGATCAATATTGCTGATAGAAACTTTAATTTCGATTATACTGAATCGCAACCTTTAATTTATACTCAGAATAGCTTCAATGATAATTTAGTGAGTATTTTAGCCTTTTATGCAAATTTTCTTTTAGCCATGGACTTCGACAGCTTTTCAGAATTAGGAGGACAAAAATACTATGATGAAGCATTGAATATAGCAAGATCTGCTCAACAGCAAGGTTTTAAACCAGGCTGGGAACAATTTGGTAACTTGGAAAGTAAATACTCCTTAATTCAATCGGCTTTAAACTCTCAATTAGAACCCGTTAGACAAAGTTTGTATTTATATTACAGAAAAGGGTTAGACTTGATGGAAGAGGACCCTGAGGCTGCTCGTGCTTCAATTCTGCAAGCTTTGGAAAATATTCAAAAAGCAAATAAACTTAATCCTAATTCACCTTTTATCACTTTACTGATTCAGAGTAAAGCGGATGAAATAGTTCAAATATTTACAGAAGGAGATCTAGCTCAGAGAAGAAAAGCCTATGAAATTATGAGAGAAATAGCTCCCTCTAATTCTGAACGATATGAAGTGATGATAGATTAG
- a CDS encoding M23 family metallopeptidase: MKLNNYKITFTLFILSLAFTLKAQNSDPYTFPIRPNKTNFLSGTMGELRSSHFHAGIDIKTGGKIGEAVHATKRGYITRIKVSTAGYGNALYMLHPDGNTSVYAHLHEFDEEIQKYVKEEQYKQQTFEIELFPEPYQFSYKTQEVIGVSGNTGGSMGPHLHFEIRDSQQRVLNPLHYGFKEIRDNIPPILQGLAIRPMNEDSKVENEFKRQNIPYNRTGFNYTVEDTINAIGEIGLELWGHDKLNGSANKNGISIIEVNVNNELQYRQNIDVMSFGLQRHILVHYPYDVKITSGARYHKLYVDDGNSLKYYDTKNENGTLNIKNGEVYNISIKMLDPYGNTSKLEMVIKGEQARSRLDKSIDFELDELEYMVDDDYLKIYAQSNCNDDAEELNLNFDKKIKSINPSYYLDSVAVYIWSLKKGIPTSILNCEKGMSINPIKQIVPYSETSISESNMDISFSKYSLFDTIYFQTDYEIITKDSLEIFSLNPRTSPLKSYIEIELSPQLNHYDEEKSHVYKTDDTGNFSFEGGEWNNGKLKFSTRELANYTILSDTAPPTIKPNGNLSYIIIDNLSGIASYEAHLNGEWILMKYEPKDDLIWVEWPDTPIEKNGEFVLKVIDNAGNETEYITKL, translated from the coding sequence TTGAAATTAAATAATTATAAAATAACATTTACCCTTTTCATCCTAAGCTTAGCTTTCACGCTTAAAGCACAAAATTCTGACCCCTACACTTTCCCAATACGTCCAAATAAAACAAATTTCTTATCCGGTACAATGGGAGAATTACGTTCCTCTCACTTTCATGCTGGTATAGATATTAAAACGGGTGGAAAAATTGGAGAAGCTGTTCATGCAACTAAACGAGGATATATAACCCGAATAAAGGTTTCTACTGCAGGATATGGAAATGCATTGTATATGCTTCATCCTGATGGTAACACTTCAGTTTATGCTCATTTACATGAGTTTGATGAGGAGATCCAGAAATACGTAAAAGAAGAACAATACAAACAACAAACATTTGAAATCGAATTATTTCCTGAACCTTATCAATTTTCCTATAAAACTCAGGAAGTGATAGGTGTTTCTGGTAATACAGGAGGATCAATGGGTCCTCATTTGCATTTTGAAATTAGAGATTCTCAACAAAGAGTTCTGAACCCATTGCATTACGGTTTTAAAGAAATTAGAGATAATATTCCTCCTATTTTGCAAGGCCTTGCAATTAGGCCAATGAATGAAGATTCAAAAGTTGAAAATGAATTCAAAAGGCAAAATATACCCTACAATAGAACGGGTTTTAATTATACAGTAGAAGATACAATTAATGCAATTGGTGAAATTGGCCTAGAACTATGGGGCCATGATAAATTAAATGGATCTGCGAATAAAAATGGAATTAGCATAATTGAAGTGAATGTAAATAATGAACTTCAATACAGACAGAATATTGATGTGATGAGCTTTGGCTTACAACGCCATATTTTGGTTCATTACCCATATGATGTAAAAATAACATCAGGGGCACGGTATCATAAGCTTTATGTTGATGATGGAAATAGCCTAAAATATTATGATACCAAAAATGAAAACGGCACGCTAAATATTAAAAATGGAGAGGTGTATAATATTAGCATAAAAATGTTAGACCCGTATGGAAATACTAGTAAGCTTGAAATGGTAATCAAAGGAGAGCAAGCTAGGAGCCGATTAGATAAATCGATTGATTTTGAATTAGATGAGTTGGAATACATGGTAGATGATGATTATCTAAAAATTTATGCTCAGTCCAATTGTAATGATGATGCAGAAGAATTGAATCTCAACTTCGATAAAAAAATCAAAAGCATAAACCCTTCTTATTATTTAGATAGCGTAGCAGTTTATATTTGGAGTTTAAAAAAAGGTATACCTACCTCAATTTTAAATTGTGAAAAAGGAATGTCAATCAATCCAATTAAACAAATTGTTCCATATAGCGAAACTTCCATTTCAGAATCAAATATGGATATTAGCTTCAGTAAATACTCATTATTTGATACCATTTACTTTCAAACAGATTATGAAATCATAACTAAGGACTCACTAGAAATATTTTCATTGAATCCTAGAACTTCACCTTTAAAGAGTTATATAGAAATAGAATTGAGTCCTCAATTAAATCACTATGATGAAGAGAAAAGTCATGTTTACAAAACAGATGATACTGGGAACTTCTCATTTGAAGGCGGAGAATGGAATAATGGTAAATTAAAGTTTAGTACAAGAGAATTAGCGAATTATACCATTTTATCTGACACTGCTCCACCTACTATTAAACCAAATGGAAATCTTAGTTATATTATTATAGATAATTTATCAGGAATAGCATCTTATGAAGCTCATTTAAATGGAGAATGGATTCTTATGAAATATGAGCCAAAAGATGATTTAATATGGGTTGAATGGCCAGACACACCGATTGAAAAAAACGGTGAATTTGTGTTAAAGGTCATTGATAATGCTGGAAACGAAACAGAATATATCACTAAATTATAA
- a CDS encoding LuxE/PaaK family acyltransferase, translated as MSDRERLIKQFDALNVENFTEFALSLFRYQSKYNLLYKKFIEALKIDPLVIENISDIPFLPIDFFKRHQVVTTSEATVNFEAVFESSGTGSGTTSKHYLPSLNHYIKNAEKIFQQEYGELHDYIILALLPSYLERTGSSLVVMVDDFIKKTESPHSGFYLNDLNSLVNKVKQLKSENTRKKIIIWGVSFALLDLAENYKCNFSDCIIMETGGMKGRRKEIVREELHSILCEGLKVNEIHSEYGMTELLSQSYSTGNGIFKPSNSMKILIREVNDPFDIKEYATRTGGINVIDLANIDSCAFIETQDVGKVNPDGSFQVLGRFDNSDIRGCNLMVQ; from the coding sequence ATGTCAGATAGAGAACGCTTAATAAAGCAATTTGATGCCCTAAATGTTGAAAATTTTACGGAATTTGCTTTATCTCTTTTCAGATATCAAAGTAAATATAATTTACTGTATAAAAAATTCATAGAAGCTCTTAAAATTGATCCTTTAGTTATCGAGAATATATCAGATATTCCATTTCTACCCATTGATTTTTTTAAAAGGCATCAAGTTGTAACTACTTCTGAAGCAACTGTAAATTTTGAGGCTGTTTTTGAGAGTAGTGGTACGGGTTCTGGTACAACTAGTAAGCATTATTTACCTTCCTTAAATCATTATATTAAAAATGCTGAAAAGATTTTTCAGCAAGAATATGGGGAGCTTCATGATTATATTATTTTAGCCTTATTGCCATCCTATTTAGAAAGAACAGGTTCTTCATTGGTAGTCATGGTTGATGATTTTATTAAAAAGACTGAATCACCACATTCTGGTTTTTATTTAAATGATTTGAACAGCTTAGTTAATAAAGTAAAACAGTTGAAAAGTGAGAATACAAGAAAAAAGATTATCATTTGGGGGGTAAGCTTTGCACTTTTAGATTTAGCTGAAAATTATAAGTGTAATTTTTCAGATTGTATCATCATGGAAACAGGAGGGATGAAAGGACGCAGGAAAGAGATAGTAAGGGAGGAGTTACATAGCATTTTATGTGAAGGATTAAAAGTGAATGAAATTCATTCTGAATATGGTATGACGGAACTATTATCACAAAGCTATAGTACAGGAAATGGGATTTTTAAACCCTCAAATTCTATGAAAATCCTTATCCGTGAAGTAAATGATCCATTTGATATTAAAGAATATGCTACTCGAACTGGAGGTATTAATGTGATTGACCTTGCCAACATTGATAGCTGTGCATTTATCGAGACTCAGGATGTAGGAAAAGTGAATCCGGATGGTAGTTTTCAGGTTTTAGGTCGTTTTGATAATTCAGATATTAGGGGTTGTAATTTGATGGTTCAATAA